The Comamonas testosteroni genome includes a window with the following:
- a CDS encoding transglycosylase SLT domain-containing protein, producing the protein MPQSLHLCRPTSSLPSRRHILSLLTFPLASSAGAVLASTNTSSVADSLRGSLFEQQGNSTGTDPLLLYTIALVESGFGRGKGNISPWPWTLRSTQSHYAKTKAEAEMKLAEWIEAYGRRIDIGMCQTNLFWHGHRVKQAADLLDPPTNLRVANQILIESLKSSPDDIELGIGRYHNWTEPERARNYGARVLAIYRNLKRLG; encoded by the coding sequence ATGCCCCAGTCTCTGCACTTGTGCCGACCGACCTCCTCCCTGCCCAGTCGTCGCCATATCCTTTCACTTCTGACTTTTCCCCTGGCCAGCTCTGCTGGTGCTGTTCTCGCGTCTACCAACACTTCTTCAGTTGCAGATTCGTTGCGAGGGTCGTTATTTGAGCAACAAGGAAACAGCACAGGCACTGACCCTCTTCTGCTCTACACGATTGCCCTCGTTGAATCCGGTTTTGGGCGGGGCAAGGGAAACATCAGCCCCTGGCCATGGACTCTGCGCTCTACCCAATCCCATTACGCCAAGACCAAAGCAGAAGCAGAAATGAAGCTGGCGGAATGGATTGAGGCTTATGGCCGCAGGATCGATATAGGGATGTGCCAAACGAATTTGTTCTGGCATGGGCACCGCGTCAAGCAAGCTGCCGATCTGCTCGACCCCCCAACGAATCTGCGGGTCGCAAATCAAATTCTCATCGAATCCCTGAAATCGTCACCCGACGACATCGAGCTGGGCATTGGCCGTTATCACAACTGGACTGAGCCTGAACGCGCGCGTAACTACGGCGCGCGGGTCTTGGCCATCTACAGAAACTTGAAACGACTGGGTTAA